In Candidatus Hydrogenedentota bacterium, the DNA window CTTCTCCTCCTCCTGCTGCTGCCCCTGCTGTTGATCCTGCTTCTGCTGGTCCTGCTGTTCCTGCTGGTTCTGGTCGCTCTTGGACTGCTCGGAGGACTGTTCGGAGGGCCGGGTCAAGAGTACCACAAGTTCGCCGGGGGCCAGAGGCATGCCCCGGAAGACGACGGTGTCGCCGGGCCGCGCCTGCACCGTGCCCGCGAGGGCGGTGACAATTTTTCCGTCGAGGAGCGCCTCAATGCGCACTTCCATCGCCGCCGTGTCGCCGTCCTGGGACGGCAGCAGGGTGACGGCGGCGGAATAGGTCGCGTTGATGGGGAAGCGGGTTTCCTGTCCCGGCGCGAGTTCCCGGGCCGCCGTTCCAACAAACTCGTATCCCGCGAAACCGAGGGGCTTAAGGGCGGCCTCCAGTGCGGCCAGGCGGTCGTCCGCCGGGGGCACGGCCACCGGGGGATTGACGCCGCAGACGGCGGTCAGGACGCAGGCCACGGGTGCGGGCGCCGTGCCGGGGCCGGGGGCCGCGGCGGGCGGCGCCAATTGGGCGGCCGCGAGGGCGCCGCATCCGGCGGCGGAAAGGGCGATGAGCAGGCATCGGAGCAAGGGCGTCATTTCTCGTCCTCCCCTGCCTTTTCCGGGACCACCAGGCGGGCCGCGTTGCCCTCGCTTTCGACCCGGGCGCCCGGCCACTGGGTGTCTATGTTCAGGAAGTAGGCGCGCGGCGGCTGTTTCTGGTCTTCCGGCGGCGGCTGCTGTTCCTGCCCCTCCTGCTTCTCCGGCGGGTTCTGGAGCAGTTCCTTGAGCCGCAGGCGGAGGTGGTCCAGATTGGTCTGAGCGCCCGGATGATCGGGATGCTCCTCCAGGAACTTGTCAAACGCCGTGATGGCGCCCCGCAGGGCGGCGACAGCCTCCTGGTGCTGCTCCTTTTCGGCGGGGTGCGCCAGGGCGGCGCGCGCCAGCGCGGCGGCCCGCGCAAAGGCCGCGCGGGGCTTCCATTCGGGCGGGGCCGCCGACTCGGCCACGCCGAACATGCGCTCCGCCTCTGCGTACATCTCCAGCGCGGCCGCGGGGTCCGCCTCGGCGCGGGCGGCGGCCGCGGCATACAGGGCCTCGCCGAGGGCGTAGTTTAGTTCGGGGGCGTCCGGGTGGTCCACCTGGGCCTCCCGGAGGGCCTCCACCGCCTGGTCGGGCTGCCCGGAGACGGTGAGTTCCTGCGCCTTTTTCAGCACGGTGCCGACGCCCGCCGCGTGCGCGGCGGCGGCAAGCACCAGGGCGCAGAGGATGAACACGGCCAGGGGGAAGCGCTTATCCATGTTCGGCGAGCCTCCCCGCCGCGCGCAGGCGGCGTGCCCGGACCACGGGGATCAGGGCAAGCCACAACGCCTCGGCGGCGAAACAGAGCATGGCGGCGGCCAGGGGCCAGCGGTAGCGGTTGACCCGGTTGAAGCGGAGTTCGCTGGACAGGGCCCTGGCGCGCACCTGCTCCCACTCGCCGTGAAGAAAGGCCACGTCCGCGTTGTCGGCGGTGGCGCGGGCGTAGGCCCCGCCGTTCTCCTTCGCCAGCCGCGAGAGGTTTTCCTCGTCCAGCCGGGAGAGCCGGGTTCGCTGGTCCTCCGGCACCCGGGCATAGCGCTGCATCCATGCAGGGTAGCTGATCTGAGCACCCTCGGGGGTGCCGATGCCCAGCACATAGATGCCCGCGTAGTCCCGCATTTCCGCGCCCGTGGCCAGCACGTCGCCCGAGGTCTGCTCGCCGTCCGTGACCACGAGGACGACCCGGGCGTGGCGCTGGTCGCCGCCGGATTTCTGGACGTCCTCGTCGAACATGCGCCGGGCCTCCCGGAGGGCTGCGGCGAGGTCGCTGCCCTCGATGCTCAGGGTGTCGGAGGAGACGGCGTCGAGCACGGTGCGGAAATAGTTGTGGTCGAGGGTGAGCGGCACCTGGCAGGACGCCTCCCCCGCGAAGGCAACCAGCCCGAAACGGTCGCCGGGGGACAATTCCACAAGGGACTGTATCTTCTGCCGGGCCTTTTCCAGCCGCGTGGGCAGCGGGTTCTGGGCGTTCATGCTTTCCGACGTGTCCAGCAGCACCAGGACATCGCGTCCGGACCGTGCGGTCTTTCGCCACGCGCTGCCCCACTTGGGCTGGGCCAGCGCAACGAGCAGAAAGGCCACGCCCAGCACCGTGAATACCGCCAGGGGGAGCCGGATCCGGTCCGTGTAGCCTTCCAGCAGGCGGGGGGCCAGCCCCGCGTCCACAAGCAGGGAGAGCCTGCGGCGGCGGCGTTGTTCGCTGTAAAACAGCAGCAGCGCCGCGGCCACCGTCACGAGGAGGCCCGCGGAGACCCACAGCGGCGCCTGCGCCGCGGGGAAGGCAAACTGTATGTCCGTCACGCCCATGAGGTTTCCATTCAGGGAAGGGGGTCCAGCCAGGTCCTGCGGATGACGAGCGACGCGAGCATGAGCGCCGCCCCCGCGAGCACCCACGGCAGGAACCCCTCGTGGTATTCGTAATAGTCGCCCAGGTCTATCTCGGTGGTTTCCAGGGCGCCGATCTCGTCGTAGGCCCCCATCAGGGCCTCCGTGTTTGTCGCCAGGTAATAGCGGCCGCCGGTGCCCTCCGCCACCTCGCGGAGCATTTTCTCGTCAATCGCCTCGCTGCGCACGGGGAAGAACCCGCCGTTGAGCACCTGCTCCTCCGGAGAGCCCGCGCCGATGGTGTACACCCGGATGCCCATCTCTTTGGCGATCTGGGCCGCGGAGAGCGGGTCGAGCTCGCCCCGGTTGTTGCGCCCGTCGGACAGGAGGATGACCACTTTCGATTTCGCCTCGGTCTGGCTCAGGCGTCGCAGGGCGAGGCCCATGGCGGAGCCGATGGCGGTGCCCTGCTTGGAGTCGGGGGCCACCTGGGCGTTCTGCACCTCGCGCTCCAGCACGTCGTAGTCGAGGGTCAGGGGGCACTGCGTCCACGCGATGCCGGAGAAGCAGATGAGGCCCACCCGGTCCATGCCGTAACGGCTTCCCCTCGCCTCGCGGCGGCTGTCAATGAAATTGCTGACCGCCTGCTTGGCCACATGCAGCCGGTCCTGCGGGCGGCCGTCCATCATGAAGTCGGCCTGCCGCATGCTGCCTGAAACGTCCACGCAGAGCAGGATGTCAATCACGCCGGCGCGGTCTCGGCTGAGCTGGTGGCCCGTCATCGGGCCCGCCAGGGCCACGACCAGCAGCGCGAACCCCGCCGCACGCAGGAGCGGGGGCACCGCCAGCACCAGACGGGAGAAGCTCCGGCGGAGTCCGGCGGCTCTGCTTCCGGTGGAGAAGGTCACCGCGCCGCCGGGCCGGGCCGCCACTTCGACCAGCAGCAGCAGCGCGACCGGGATCAGGAGCCAGAAGGCCTGCGGGTAGGTCATCGTGTCGAAACCGAAGGTGGTGAGGAGTCCGCTCATGCCGCCTCCTCCCCCCGGCGCGGGATGGTGGCGGTCACGAAGGCCTCCACCGCGTCGAAATGCTCCTTCGCGCCGTGCCGGGTCGGGACGTGGTTGGCGAACTTGACCCGGTCGCAGAACACCAGGAACTCCGACAGGAAGCCCACCTGTTCCGGCGTCAGTTCGCCGTGTCCGGGGGCCGTCTCCAGAAACTCCTGGGTGGTCTGCTCCGGCGCGGGCAGGGCGAACCGGTCCTCAATGTAGTACCGCAGGATGGCGGAGAGGTCCACATAGAAGGCCTCAAAGCGGCCGGCGTCCGACAGGCCCGCGGCCTGAAGGGTGCGCAGGCGCTGGAAGGCCGTCTCCCAGGGCGGCTTGGGCGGCTCGCCGCCGCGTTTCCCGCGCCGGGTCCTCCGGGCGGCCAGAAGGCCCGCACCGGCCAGGACGGCGAGAATCGCCGGAACGATCAGCCACGGGGATATCTTCCTCCCCGCGCCGAAAACGGCCACGGCGGGCTCGGGGTCCGCGAAGCCCTGGGCGGCCTCGCGTTCGGCGTCGGTCAGCTCGCGGGCGTTCAGGATCGGACCGGGCAGGGTGACGGTCCGCGTCTCCCCTCCCCTCTCCATTTCCACCTTCAGGTCGGGCAGCCGGTACTTGCCGGGGGAGACGACATCCAGCAGGCAGCGCTGCCGGAGACGCTGGACACCTTCGGGCGCGGGCAGGGTTTCCGGGGGGGAGACCTGGGTTTCGATGCCCTCCGGAATCTTGGAGAAGTCGGGGAGGGAGATTTCGACGTCCGCCGGGGCGTCGGCGGTGACCGTGAGCGTTGCCGCCCGGTGGTAGGGGAATTCCGGGGGGGACAGCTCCAGACGGGCGGTTCCGGACGGGGGCTCCGCCCCGGCCACGGCCGCCAGCGCCGCGAAAAGCGGCATCAGGATGTGTCCCGTTCGTCTCAACGCATTCTCCGTTCCCGCATCCGGAAGAAGCGGTGTATCTCGTTCACATAGGGGATGTCCGTGCGGACGTTCATGACGTCCACGCGGGCCTTGCGGAGGCGCTCGTCGCGGGCGCGCCGGGCGGTGTCCGCCGCCTCGGCGTAGGCCCGGCGGAACGCGGCGTTCCGGGTGTTCACGAGCACTTCGGCACCCGTCTCGGCGTCTCGCAGGTTGACCAGGCCGACCGGGGGCAGCTCCTCCTCGCGGGGGTCGGTGACGGTGGCGGCGATGACGTCGTGCCTGCGGTTGCAGATGCGCAGGGCGTCGGCGTAGTGGTCGTCCATGAAGTCCGACACCAGGAAGACGACGGCGCGGCGGCGGACCACGTTGTTGAGGTAGTGGAGGGCCGCGGCGATGTCGGTCCCCTTCCCTTTCGGCTCGTGGCAGAGCACCTCGCGGATGACGCGCAGCACGTGCTTGCGCCCCTTCTGCGGGGGCACGTACAGCTCGACGCGGTCGGTGAAGATCATCAGGCCGACCTTGTCGTTGTTCTGGATCGCCGCGAAGGCGAGGACGGCGCACAGCTCGGCGGCCAGCTCGTTCTTCAGGCGGTTCACGCTGCCGAAGCGGCCCGAGCCGCTCATGTCCACCAGCAGCATCACGGTCAGCTCGCGCTCCTCGGCCATCACCTTGACATGCGGCTCCCCGGTCCGCGCGGTCACGTTCCAGTCAATCGCCCGGATGTCGTCGCCCGGCACATACGAGCGCACCTCCTTGAACTCGATGCCCTGCCCCTTGAAGATGCTCTCGTACTGGCCGGACAGGAACTCGTTCACCATCCGGCTGGTGCGTATCTGGATGCGCCGGACCTGGCGCATGACCTCAGAGGGCAGCATGGACCAGCTCCTCGCCGCAGGTGCAGGGGGACGCCTCCTCGTCGCTCCAGGGGGCCGCGGGGCCGACCACGGCGAGGCCGCCGTCGGGGCCGGGCTTGAGCAGCACGCCGTGGGGCAGCCCGGCCAGCGCCAGGCCCTTGCGGGCGTAGTCCAGGAAGCTGCACGCCCCGAAGCGGCCGCCGTCCACGAAGACCGCGATGCTGTCGCCGACCACCAGGTCGGCGGCGTAGCCGCAGTTCAGCTCGAAGGTGTTCTGGTGCTCGGGGATCCAGACCAGCCGCCGCACATGCAGGCCGCGCCCCCGCAGGACGGCGCAGAGCGCGTCCGCCGGGTTCTCCCCGCCGCAGACCAGGGGCGACGAGGCGGCGTCCAGCACTTCCATGAGCAGGCCGTGGTCGGTTTCGTTCTCAGGATTCATGGGTTCCGTTCTCCTTGATGCGGGCTCTCAGGGCACCGGGACGGTGTCCAGGATCTTGCGGATGATGTCCTCCGCGGTGATGTTTTCGGCCTCCGCCTCGTAGGTGGGCTTGATGCGGTGCCGGAGCACGTCCATCGCCACCTGTTTCACGTCGTTGGGGAACACGTTGCCCTCGCCCTGGAGGAAGGCCATGGCGCGGGCCGCCTGCTGGAGGTAGACCGTGGCGCGGGGGGACGCCCCGTACTCGATGAGGTGGCGGATCTGGAGGCCGAAGGCCTCGGGCTCGCGGGTGGCCCACACGATGTCCACGATGTAGTTCTTCGCCTTGGCGTCCACGTAGATGCGGTTGACGATCTCGCGGGCCTCCATGACCTGCGCGGGCGCGATGACGGGCGACAGGCTCTGCGGATGGAGCAGGTCCACCCGGTCCATGATCTCCCGCTCCTCGGCGCGCGACGGGTAGCCCACCTTCAGCTTGAGCATGAAACGGTCCATCTGGGCCTCGGGCAGCGGGTAGGTGCCCTCCTGCTCGATGGGGTTCTGGGTGGCCAGGACCATGAAGGGGGCCTCCAGCGGGAAGGTCCGGTCCCCGATGGTCACCTGCCGCTCCTGCATGGCCTCGAGCAGGGCGCTCTGCACCTTGGCCGGCGCCCGGTTGATCTCGTCCGCCAGCACGATGTTGGAGAAGACCGGCCCCTTCTTCACGGTGAAGTCCCCGGTTTTCGGGGTGTACACCATCGTGCCGATGAGGTCGGCGGGCAGCAGGTCCGGCGTGAACTGGATGCGCCGGAACACGCAGGACATGGCCTGCGCCAGGGCGTTCACCGCCGTGGTCTTGGCCAGCCCGGGCACGCCCTCGATGAGCACGTGGCCGTTGGCCAGCAGGCCCACGAGCAGGCGCTCCACCATGTAGCGCTGCCCCACGATGATCTTGCCGACGGACTCGCGCAGTTGGTTGATCTGCGGCGCGTGCTGCTCGACTTCCCGGCGCACGGCCTCCACGTTCACGTTCATTGGGCGTTCTCCTGCGGGGGATGGACGGTGTTTCTATACACGGGGACCAGGCGTTCCAGATCCCGGAAATACCCCTCAATCTCGTCGTCCGGCGGCCGCTGTCCGCCGTAGCCGACCCGGTCCACCTGTTTGGACAGGGCCGCCACCAGCGGTTTGGCGGGCTCCAAGACGGTGGCAAGTTCTTTGGCCACCGCCAGCAGCTCGCGGTAGCACGCGTAATGATCGCCGTCCAGCCGGTGCTTCCGGGCCGTGTGCAGCCGGGCGGCCAGCGCCTCGGCCCGGTCGCCCTCCTCCGCCTGGTCCCGGTTCCGGCGGCGCAACACCACGAGCGCGATCCCCCCCGCCAGCATCAGCGCGGCCAGCGCGCCCCCCGCCGCCAGAGCGCGGCCCGGGGCCGGATCCCGGAAGGTGATCTGCGTCGCGGGGGCGTCCAGATACCGGCCGGGGGCCTGGTCAAACCGGCCCACGGGGGGCAGGGTTCCCTCGGCCAGGGGGATTTTCACGGCCGGAAGGTCGTATTCCCCCGCCTGAGTTGCCGTGTAGCGCACCCGCTGGCGCAGTTCCACCTGGCCGTCGGATACGGTGGTTTCCTGCGAAACGTACTCCGCAGTCCCCCAGTCAGGTGGGGACACTTCCAACGGAAAGACCGCGCACGGGCTGGCCTCTGGCCACCGGATCACATACTCGACCGTCACCGGCGCATCGGCACGGGGGTTCCCTGCCGGGACGACCACTTCGCACGAAGGCGCGCCCTCCTCGCACCAACCCGCGAGGGGTGCCAGGGTGAGAAGCACCGCAAAGGCGGTCGCCGCACTATTTCGGAAAACAGTCATGCGGGGCATGAATCAAGAAATGTGCCACGAGAAAGAAAGGTGTAACTGATTGGAAATAATAATCTTAAGAATGCAGGCGTTTGTGGGCCGCAGCCTTATTTGGGGCAGGAAAAGGGCATATTCCCGATACGGGTTAGCGGGACACCGGCGGTCCGGCGGGTCGGAAGACAAGGCCAGCGGGACGCTGGCGCTACGGAAGGGCGGAAGACAGGGCCGTCATGTAGCGCCGCCGTCCCGGCGGCCTTGTCTTCGAACCTCACGCCGACCCGGTCAGACAGGTCAGACAGGTCCGACTGGTCAGACAGGTCCGAGGGGTGCTCGGAGTGGTTTGATGGCCCCACGCGTATGGGCTATAATGCCTGTCCACAGGTTCGGGGGCGGTCCCCCGGGAGTCAAACCAGCGCAAGGAGAGAAGAGACCATGGCGAACTTCAAATTGGGATTCATCGGGGCGGGCTTCATCGCGAAGTTCCAGGCCAAGGCCGTGTCGCAGATCCGCGGCGTGGATTTGGCGGGTGTCTGCGCGCTGAAGGGCGCGGAGGAGCTTGCGGACTACGCGAACCAGGCGGGGATCGGCCCCTGCGCGGTGTATCCGTCGGTGGCGGAACTGTGCAAGGCGGTGGACGCCGTGGCGATTTTCGCCCCGAACATGGCGCGCATCCAGCTCATGCAGGAAATCTCCGACGCCGTTGAAGCGGGCGCGGGGATCAAGGGCGTGATCTGTGAGAAGCCCCTGGGCCGCACGGTGGCCGAGGCCGCCCAGATCGTCGAGCTGGCGAAGCGGACGGGCCTGCCCACGGCGTACTTCGAGAACCAGGTACACATGAAGGGCATCCGGGCGCAGATGGAGCAGCTGGCACCGGTGCAGGCGCAGATGGGGCCGCTGGCCCTCGCCCGCAGCTCCGAGGAGCATTCCGGGCCGCACGAGCCGTGGTTCTGGGACCCCACCCGCCAGGGCGGCGGCGTGCTCTCCGACATGGGCTGCCACAGCATCGCGGTCGGCTGGTATGTGCTCACCCCCGTGGGCAAGCCGGCGACCTTCCTGGAGCCCATCTCCGTGTCGGCGACGACCAGCCTGCTGAAGTGGGGCGTGCCCCGCTACCGCAAGGAGCTGCTGGACCGGATGGGCGTGGACTACGCCAAGACGCCGGCCGAGGACTTCTGCACGGGCATCGTGACCTTCAAGAACCCCGAGACGAGCCAGCTGGTCCAGGCGCAGTTCACCAACTCCTGGATGTACGACAAGCAGGGGCTCCGCCTGGCCATGGACGGCCTCGGGCCCGGCTACGCCTTCGAGCTGAACTCCCTCAAGTCCCCGCTGGAAATCTTCATCGGCGACCAGGCGGCAGAGGCGGCGGCGGACACCGAGCTGGCGCTGGAGAAGTCCACGGCCAGCCGCGGCCTCCTCGCCGTGGAGACGAACGAGGCGGACCTGTACGGGTATGTGGACGAGATTCAGGACGCCGTGGCGTCGTTCCAGGCGGGCCGCGACGGGTTCCTGAACTTCGAGTACGGCGCGATGATCACCAAGCTCTGCCAGGCGGCCTACATGTCCGCCGAGGAGGGCAAGACCATCTACCTGACCGACAAGGACACGCAGACGGCGCTCAAGAACTACAAGTCCCTCATTTCCCAGGGGCGGGGCGCCGAGGTGCTCTTCTAGCCGCAACCTCTTGCTGAAAACGAAGCGCCGCGACCGGCCATCCGGTCGCGGCGCTCTTTCTTGGCGAGCCCCTGACCGCCGTGGGCGGGAATTCTGCCTATGAAGTGAGGGCTGCGGGAGGGCTGGAAACGTAGACGCGGCATCTTGCCGCGTTCTTGGGGTTTTCGTTGGATCAAGAACGCGCCAAGATGGCGCGTCTACTTGCGGGCGTTCTCGACGACTTACTTCATTAGCAGGGGGCGCTACTTCTCCGGCGTGGCTTCAGGTTCAGCCTTCGCCGCCGCCGGGGGCAGGGCCTTCTCGATGGCCGCCGTCACGTCGGCCGCGTCGGGCTTGGTTTTCGGGTGGAACCGGGCAACCACTTTTCCCGAGGCATCCACGAGGAATTTGCCGAAGTTCCACTCGATGTCGCCGGAGAAGCCGGGGTTGGTCTTTTCGGAGGTCAGCCAGGCGTAGAGCGGGGCGATGTCCTCCCCTTTCACGGATATTTTGGCGAACAGGGGGAAGGACACGTCGAACTTGGTGCGGCAGAAGGTGGCGATTTCCTCGTTGGTGCCGGGTTCCTGGCCGAGGAAGTTGTTGGCGGGGAACCCCAGCACGACCAGCCCCCGGTCCTTGTACTTCCGGTAGACCGCCTCCAGGGCGTCATACTGCGGGGTGAGGCCGCACTTGGAGGCGACGTTCACGATCAGGACGGCCTTCCCTTTGTATTTGGAGAGGTCCACGTCGCTGCCTTCGATGTCCTTGACCGTGAGGTCGAGGGGGCCCTTCACCTCCGGCGGGTCCACGGCGAGGGAACTGCAGCTCACCCCGACCAGGGAAAGCCCCAGCGTGAACACCGACGCCAGCTGTTTTCTCATGCCCATTTCTTCTCTCCCGCCGCCGGTCCGGCTCGCCGCGTTTCGAACGCCCCCCGTCCTCCCTCCCCGGCTTGAGTAACACGGGCGTCAGAAGGTATAATCCCGCTTCCCGTCCGTTCCCGGCGGGGGCGGCGTGTGTAGCCAGAATCATGGCCCTTTCCGGGCCGTCCAACCTGCAACGCGGAGGCGATTTTTGATGGCAACCATGGACCCTGCAATGGTACATAACGTTGGGATGCTTGGTCATGGCAGCGTGGGGAAGACGCTGTTTGTCGAGCGCGTGCTGAACCAGCTTGGGCTCACCTCGCGCATGGGGAGCATCGAGGAGGGGAACACGGTCTGCGACTATCTCGAGGAGGAGATCGAGCGGAAGTGCACCATCGCCATGAAGATGGTCCACCTCACGTGGAAAGAGCGCCGCATCCACATGATTGACCACCCGGGCTATGTGGACTTCTTCGGCGAGCCTTCGTCCTCCGTTCCCCTGCTGGACGGGATTGTGGTGATGGTGGACGCCTCCGTGGGCGTGCAGGTGGGCACGGACAACGCCATGCGCCTTGCGGACAAGTTCAACGTCCCGCGCGCGTTTTTTGTGAACAAGCTGGACCGCGAGCACACGGACTTCCTGGAGGTCGTGAAGGCTTTGCAGGAGACCTATGGCAAGCACTGCGTGCCGCTGGTGGCCCCTGTGGGCGCGGGCGCCGGGCTCAAGGGCGTGGTCAACATCGTCACGGGCGACGCGTCGGCGGTGGACGGGGCGGACGCCCTGAAGGACGCGCTGGTCGAGACGGTCGCCGAGACCGACGAAGAGCTGACGATGAAGTACCTGGACGCCCTGGAGCTGTCCCACGAGGACTTCGTCACGGGCCTGCAGAACGGCATCACCAGCGGCAAGATCGTGCCGATCATCGCGGGCAGCGTCAGCATGGGCTTCGGCCTCAGTGAGCTGATGGACCTCATCGCCGAGTCCTTCCCGAACCCGCTGCTGCGCAAAGTGGTGGCCAGGGATTCCGGCGAGAACGACGTTGAGGTCAAGGTGGGCGCCTCCGAGCCCTTCTTCGGGCAGGTGTTCCGCCAGGTCGTGGATCCCTATGTGGGCCACCTGACCCTGTTCCGCGTGCTGAGCGGCACCCTGAAGAGCGACTCCGAGTTCTACAACGTGACCACCAACACCAAAGAGCGCACCGGCAAGGTGTTCCTGGTGCGGGGCAAGGAGCAGGTCGCGGTGGACGAGGTGGGGCCGGGCGACCTGGCCGCCCTCACGAAGCTGAAGAACACCCATTTTGGCGACACGATCGCCGCGCCGGGCACGAACGTCTTCATGCCCCCGATCCAGCTTCCCGTCTCCATGGTGAAGCTGGCCATCCTGCCCAAGGCGCGGGCGGACGAGGACAAGCTGGGCGAGGCGCTGAACCGCCTGGCCGAGGAGGACTCGACGTTCACGCACTACCGCGACCCGGACACCAACGAGCATGTCATCCGGGGCATGGGCGACCTGCAGCTGGACATCCTGCTCAAGCGCATGGCGCGCAAGTACAAGGTGGAGGTGGAGACGCGCACCCCGAAGGTCGCCTACCGCGAGACCATCAAGGGCACGGCCGAGGTGCAGGGCAAGCACAAGAAGCAGACCGGCGGCCACGGCCAGTTCGGCGACGTCTGGCTGCGCCTCAAGCCGAACGAGCGCGGCGGCGGGTACCAGTTTGTTGACAGCGTCGTGGGCGGCGTGGTGCCCAAGCAGTACATCCCCCACGTGGACAAGGGCAGCTTCGAGGCGCTGCAGCAGGGCGTCATCAGCGGCAACCCGGTGGTGGACATCATCGTGGAGCTGTACTTCGGCTCCTTCCACGCCGTGGACTCCTCCGAAATGGCGTTCAAAATCGCGGCCCGCAAGGCCATCCAGAAGGCGGTCAAGGAGGCGAAGCCCTGCCTGCTCGAGCCGATCATGGAGATCGCGGTGACGGTGCCGTCGGAGTTCATGGGCGACATCAGCGGCGACATGAACAGCCGCCGCGGCCGGCTCCTCGGCATGGACGCCGTGGGCGGCGGCCGCCAGGTCATCAAGGCGCTGGTTCCCGAGGCGGAGATCCTCCGCTACTCCACGGAGCTGCGCAGCATGACGCAGGGCCGGGGCAGCTATGAGCTGAAGTTCAGCCACTACGACGAGGTTCCGGACCACGTGGCGAAGGAGCTCATCGCGGCCTACGAGAAGACCCGCAGCGGCGAGGAAGAGGACTGATCCCAGCCCGAACACACGGGCCGGACGGGCAAGCGCCCTGTCCGGCCCGTTTTTTTGTTGGGAGAGGTGCGCCCTTCCCCCCGCAGGATGCGCCTGACCGCGGGCATTCCGACAAGAGATTGCCGCGGCGGCCCGGGGCTTTGGCGGGAACGAGATTGCCGCGCTTCGCTCGCAATGACCGCAGAAACGCGTGTCCTTTCGGCGGCTGCGGCGCTCACCGTCATCGCGAAGGAGCGCCAGCGACTAAAGCGATCTCGTTCTCGAATTGCCGCGAACGCGCGCGAAGGCCATTTCGGCGGTCAGGGCTTCTTCGCCCACCGGATCGCCTGGCGGACCAGGGTGCGGTAGTTGTCGTCGCCGAAGCTCAGCTTGTCGTGCCCGAGCTGGATGTAGCACACCTTGGCGTTTTTGTACTGGCGGGTCCAGGCCGCCTCGCGCTGCGCCTCGGGATGGTCCTCACCCACCAGCAGGTGGTTGTCCGGCTCCACGAGAAAGCCCTTGTAGGTCTCGTCGCGGACCACGAAGTCCTTCAGGCCGGCGGTGACGGGGTGCGCGGGATCCTCGATCTTGCAGGGAATGTCCACATCGTGCCGGTAGGTGGACGCGGGGATGGTCTTCCCGCCCACTTCTGTGTCCTTGAGGAAATACCGCGCCCCGATGATCTTCCAGTATTCGGGCCAGTCGTTGAACGCGGCGATGGCGTGGTGCAGCACGACCAGCCCCACGCCCCTGTCCAGCAGGGACAGGAAGTTGGCCTTGCGCTTCTCCGAAATCTTCTGGCTCATGTTGTAGAGCACGAGCACGTCGTAGGGCCAGGCGCTGATGTCCTCGAACACCTCGCTCTCGTCCTTCAGGTCGTGGAAGGTCACGTCGAGCTCCGTCATGGCGTCGAAAAGCGCCCGGAACTCCGGCTCGTCGAAGCTGTGCCCGCCGGTCACGACCAGCACGCGGGGCTTTGGGGTGGTGTCAGGGGCCTCTGCGCCCGCGCCGAGTCCCAGGCAGCAGGCGGAAAGGACGGCCAGGGTTGCCAGCATGGCATGTTCTCCTTTGTTCTCAGGAACCCGGCGCGCCGGGTTCGATCACAAGCGCGTTGTGGATGCCCAGCCCGCCAATTTTGGCGGTGAGCAGGCCGCCGTCCCAGGACCAGTCCAGCCCCTTGTCGTCGGGGGCGAGGAAGACCCTGGCCGGTTTTTCGGCGAGGGGAACGGTGACGGTGAAGGGGCCCGTGTCGGGTACGGACTCCGCCATGTGGCGGCTGGGGGACAGGTAGCCGCCGACGGACCGGTTGACCAGCTGGATGAGCGTGCGGCCGTCCTTCTTGCGGGCGGCCATCTCGACCCACCAGGGGCCGTCCACCCGCGCCATCGGCGCGGGGTTCAGGGCGGCGACCATTTCGCCGATGAAGC includes these proteins:
- a CDS encoding ThuA domain-containing protein, which codes for MLATLAVLSACCLGLGAGAEAPDTTPKPRVLVVTGGHSFDEPEFRALFDAMTELDVTFHDLKDESEVFEDISAWPYDVLVLYNMSQKISEKRKANFLSLLDRGVGLVVLHHAIAAFNDWPEYWKIIGARYFLKDTEVGGKTIPASTYRHDVDIPCKIEDPAHPVTAGLKDFVVRDETYKGFLVEPDNHLLVGEDHPEAQREAAWTRQYKNAKVCYIQLGHDKLSFGDDNYRTLVRQAIRWAKKP
- a CDS encoding elongation factor G, which encodes MVHNVGMLGHGSVGKTLFVERVLNQLGLTSRMGSIEEGNTVCDYLEEEIERKCTIAMKMVHLTWKERRIHMIDHPGYVDFFGEPSSSVPLLDGIVVMVDASVGVQVGTDNAMRLADKFNVPRAFFVNKLDREHTDFLEVVKALQETYGKHCVPLVAPVGAGAGLKGVVNIVTGDASAVDGADALKDALVETVAETDEELTMKYLDALELSHEDFVTGLQNGITSGKIVPIIAGSVSMGFGLSELMDLIAESFPNPLLRKVVARDSGENDVEVKVGASEPFFGQVFRQVVDPYVGHLTLFRVLSGTLKSDSEFYNVTTNTKERTGKVFLVRGKEQVAVDEVGPGDLAALTKLKNTHFGDTIAAPGTNVFMPPIQLPVSMVKLAILPKARADEDKLGEALNRLAEEDSTFTHYRDPDTNEHVIRGMGDLQLDILLKRMARKYKVEVETRTPKVAYRETIKGTAEVQGKHKKQTGGHGQFGDVWLRLKPNERGGGYQFVDSVVGGVVPKQYIPHVDKGSFEALQQGVISGNPVVDIIVELYFGSFHAVDSSEMAFKIAARKAIQKAVKEAKPCLLEPIMEIAVTVPSEFMGDISGDMNSRRGRLLGMDAVGGGRQVIKALVPEAEILRYSTELRSMTQGRGSYELKFSHYDEVPDHVAKELIAAYEKTRSGEEED